From a single Ferroacidibacillus organovorans genomic region:
- a CDS encoding helix-turn-helix domain-containing protein: MSKFSGLILVKVDEFTRTRIVKGLSQRELAQQVDYSVAYVSQLERGMRHPSPQAARQFCVALGAKFDDLFCLCNVHKSEQTNVKEMDGNA, encoded by the coding sequence ATGTCGAAGTTCAGCGGACTGATTCTTGTGAAAGTGGACGAGTTCACCCGAACGCGGATTGTCAAGGGGTTGTCGCAACGTGAGCTGGCGCAGCAAGTCGATTACAGCGTGGCGTATGTCAGCCAACTGGAACGAGGGATGCGCCATCCAAGCCCGCAGGCGGCAAGGCAATTTTGCGTGGCATTGGGAGCAAAGTTTGACGACCTTTTTTGTCTCTGCAATGTTCACAAAAGTGAACAAACGAACGTGAAGGAGATGGACGGAAATGCTTGA
- a CDS encoding helix-turn-helix domain-containing protein yields MNEDFGSWLRKVRLEKRWTQRTLAARSGLSLGYISSVENSKRKPKTSSLVALAQALDIPYAQALQSAGYLDDGLVLFAHRLRTTRTNLGMTTNELASLCSVSIRTLERWESSPKSWPSEQTLAKLAAALTVSVEYLRGQSDATTSYPIDLQEILEQPDLTYNGVTLNPEQLKFVRDFLQGVIQLSAHQAPASPQKRPPNRK; encoded by the coding sequence GTGAACGAGGATTTTGGGTCTTGGCTACGCAAAGTGCGCCTGGAAAAACGATGGACACAACGGACACTGGCAGCGAGGTCCGGGCTATCGCTCGGGTATATATCCAGTGTGGAAAACAGCAAGCGCAAACCAAAGACAAGTTCCCTTGTGGCACTCGCGCAAGCGCTCGATATCCCCTACGCACAGGCATTACAGTCGGCCGGGTATTTGGACGACGGCTTGGTGCTCTTTGCGCACCGCTTGCGAACCACACGCACAAATCTCGGAATGACAACAAATGAGTTGGCTTCGTTGTGCAGCGTATCGATCAGAACGCTGGAACGCTGGGAATCTTCCCCGAAATCATGGCCAAGCGAACAAACGTTGGCCAAACTCGCAGCCGCACTGACAGTATCCGTCGAGTATCTGCGCGGACAGTCCGATGCCACCACCAGCTACCCCATCGATTTGCAAGAGATTCTGGAGCAACCGGATCTAACCTACAACGGCGTGACGTTGAATCCGGAGCAATTGAAATTCGTCCGCGACTTCCTCCAAGGCGTCATCCAGCTTTCTGCGCACCAAGCCCCTGCATCGCCGCAAAAGAGACCGCCAAATCGTAAGTAA